A genomic stretch from Poecilia reticulata strain Guanapo linkage group LG20, Guppy_female_1.0+MT, whole genome shotgun sequence includes:
- the rec8b gene encoding REC8 meiotic recombination protein b isoform X2, producing MFFHNLFLLFRLAATGGIRVTRREFLRVNVKRTCNDILDYVTGQVPALEPNQSRPRFSLYLSSQLQYGVVVIYHKQCAFLLEEVQQTIDRWLRFKRRVQIDLAESDRMALDVPDGLNMMEEAEGALDPFFGLMASHQLPSPYKIVLTEFAIEDLVSQHSAVSSPTNEPDNNAGFILPPAAITLTEKEQFVINTAEDFNGAELPEATARDIELLMDQPDHFRREDEETNERTGDQAVSSFGIQLKDTMLGTEQDVMWLLDEETGEPVEVPLAAVASEMTPEHVAMPPESEGDRATESLCDEAVGRPLRTRGGRRRRQLVFVDPEVQIPDKEIQQQIEDPLIETLNMTEVLLDVPALTKRASPAQLFSAPCGSLVHPGLLSLWKQRASIAVQSESGATRRAEEESEQDMEILRTERKRRHSRMKEMSSQSGLQTTEGSSALDAMLEMPDEDKFGSDVMTPVSRWSPHEDAQPPMEPIAEENMEMPEAQTDAHYMLSWIASIQQRFGEVAFDSLLPPKADRCTAARTLNKLLELLSDGRVTVCQTEPYSSIAIAPAALKMPI from the exons CAACGATATCTTGGACTATGTGACGGGACAAGTTCCTGCTCTGGAGCCCAACCAGTCCAGGCCTCGCTTCTCCCTCTACCTGTCGTCTCAGCTGCAGTACGGCGTGGTCGTCATCTACCACAAGCAGTGCGCCTTTTTGCTCg aggAGGTCCAACAGACTATCGACCGCTGGCTCCGCTTTAAAAGACGCGTCCAGATCGACCTGGCTGAATCCGACAG GATGGCTCTGGATGTTCCCGACGGCCTCAACATGATGGAGGAGGCCGAGGGAGCTCTGGACCCCTTCTTTGGTCTGATGGCGTCCCACCAGCTGCCCAGCCCCTACAAAATAGTCCTG ACAGAGTTTGCGATTGAGGATTTGGTTTCGCAGCACTCTGCGGTGTCCAGCCCCACCAACGAACCAGACAACAACG CAGGTTTCATTTTGCCTCCGGCTGCCATCACACTAACGGAGAAGGAGCAGTTTGTCATCAACACTGCTGAG GATTTTAACGGCGCTGAGCTTCCTGAAGCCACAGCCAGAGACATTGAGTTGCTGATGGATCAGCCCGATCACTTCAGGAGAG AAGATGAGGAGACTAACGAGAGGACTGGGGACCAAGCCGTCTCATCCTTCGGCATCCA GCTGAAGGACACGATGCTCGGGACAGAGCAGGACGTCATGTGGCTGCTGGACGAGGAGACCGGGGAGCCTGTGGAGGTTCCTCTGGCAGCCGTGGCCTCTGAAATGACCCCTGAGCACGTAGCGATGCCACCGGAGAGCGAAGGGGACAGAGCTACAGAGAGCCTCTGCGACGAG GCGGTGGGCCGTCCTCTGAGGACACGCGGCGGGAGACGCAGGCGCCAGCTGGTCTTTGTGGACCCTGAGGTCCAGATCCCTGACAAAGAAATACAGCAGCAGATTGAAGATCCACTGATTGAAACTCTAAATATG ACGGAGGTGTTGCTGGACGTCCCGGCGCTGACCAAGAGGGCCTCTCCTGCTCAGCTCTTCAGCGCCCCCTGTGGAT CTCTCGTCCACCCCGGCCTCCTGTCGCTATGGAAACAGCGGGCCTCCATCGCCGTCCAGAGCGAGAGCGGGGCGACGCGGAGAGCGGAAGAGGAGTCAGAGCAGGACATGGAGATCCTGCGGACGGAGAGGAAGCGGAGGCACTCGCGCATGAAGGAG AtgagcagccaatcaggactTCAAACCACTGAGGGCTCAT CTGCGTTAGATGCGATGCTGGAGATGCCCGATGAAGATAAGTTTGGAAGTGATGTAATGACTCCTGTCAGCAGATG GTCTCCACATGAGGACGCCCAGCCACCAATGGAGCCGATAGCTGAGGAAAACATGGAGATGCCCGAGGCTCAGACCGACGCACACTACATGCTGAG ctGGATCGCCTCCATCCAGCAGAGATTTGGTGAAGTCGCCTTTGATTCTCTGCTGCCCCCGAAGGCCGACCGCTGTACTGCAGCTCGCACTCTGAACAAACTGCTGG AGCTGCTGTCAGACGGACGGGTGACGGTCTGTCAGACCGAGCCCTACAGCAGCATCGCCATAGCGCCAGCAGCACTCAAGATGCCGATCTGA
- the rec8b gene encoding REC8 meiotic recombination protein b isoform X1, whose amino-acid sequence MFYYPNVLQRHTGCFSTIWLAATGGIRVTRREFLRVNVKRTCNDILDYVTGQVPALEPNQSRPRFSLYLSSQLQYGVVVIYHKQCAFLLEEVQQTIDRWLRFKRRVQIDLAESDRMALDVPDGLNMMEEAEGALDPFFGLMASHQLPSPYKIVLTEFAIEDLVSQHSAVSSPTNEPDNNAGFILPPAAITLTEKEQFVINTAEDFNGAELPEATARDIELLMDQPDHFRREDEETNERTGDQAVSSFGIQLKDTMLGTEQDVMWLLDEETGEPVEVPLAAVASEMTPEHVAMPPESEGDRATESLCDEAVGRPLRTRGGRRRRQLVFVDPEVQIPDKEIQQQIEDPLIETLNMTEVLLDVPALTKRASPAQLFSAPCGSLVHPGLLSLWKQRASIAVQSESGATRRAEEESEQDMEILRTERKRRHSRMKEMSSQSGLQTTEGSSALDAMLEMPDEDKFGSDVMTPVSRWSPHEDAQPPMEPIAEENMEMPEAQTDAHYMLSWIASIQQRFGEVAFDSLLPPKADRCTAARTLNKLLELLSDGRVTVCQTEPYSSIAIAPAALKMPI is encoded by the exons CAACGATATCTTGGACTATGTGACGGGACAAGTTCCTGCTCTGGAGCCCAACCAGTCCAGGCCTCGCTTCTCCCTCTACCTGTCGTCTCAGCTGCAGTACGGCGTGGTCGTCATCTACCACAAGCAGTGCGCCTTTTTGCTCg aggAGGTCCAACAGACTATCGACCGCTGGCTCCGCTTTAAAAGACGCGTCCAGATCGACCTGGCTGAATCCGACAG GATGGCTCTGGATGTTCCCGACGGCCTCAACATGATGGAGGAGGCCGAGGGAGCTCTGGACCCCTTCTTTGGTCTGATGGCGTCCCACCAGCTGCCCAGCCCCTACAAAATAGTCCTG ACAGAGTTTGCGATTGAGGATTTGGTTTCGCAGCACTCTGCGGTGTCCAGCCCCACCAACGAACCAGACAACAACG CAGGTTTCATTTTGCCTCCGGCTGCCATCACACTAACGGAGAAGGAGCAGTTTGTCATCAACACTGCTGAG GATTTTAACGGCGCTGAGCTTCCTGAAGCCACAGCCAGAGACATTGAGTTGCTGATGGATCAGCCCGATCACTTCAGGAGAG AAGATGAGGAGACTAACGAGAGGACTGGGGACCAAGCCGTCTCATCCTTCGGCATCCA GCTGAAGGACACGATGCTCGGGACAGAGCAGGACGTCATGTGGCTGCTGGACGAGGAGACCGGGGAGCCTGTGGAGGTTCCTCTGGCAGCCGTGGCCTCTGAAATGACCCCTGAGCACGTAGCGATGCCACCGGAGAGCGAAGGGGACAGAGCTACAGAGAGCCTCTGCGACGAG GCGGTGGGCCGTCCTCTGAGGACACGCGGCGGGAGACGCAGGCGCCAGCTGGTCTTTGTGGACCCTGAGGTCCAGATCCCTGACAAAGAAATACAGCAGCAGATTGAAGATCCACTGATTGAAACTCTAAATATG ACGGAGGTGTTGCTGGACGTCCCGGCGCTGACCAAGAGGGCCTCTCCTGCTCAGCTCTTCAGCGCCCCCTGTGGAT CTCTCGTCCACCCCGGCCTCCTGTCGCTATGGAAACAGCGGGCCTCCATCGCCGTCCAGAGCGAGAGCGGGGCGACGCGGAGAGCGGAAGAGGAGTCAGAGCAGGACATGGAGATCCTGCGGACGGAGAGGAAGCGGAGGCACTCGCGCATGAAGGAG AtgagcagccaatcaggactTCAAACCACTGAGGGCTCAT CTGCGTTAGATGCGATGCTGGAGATGCCCGATGAAGATAAGTTTGGAAGTGATGTAATGACTCCTGTCAGCAGATG GTCTCCACATGAGGACGCCCAGCCACCAATGGAGCCGATAGCTGAGGAAAACATGGAGATGCCCGAGGCTCAGACCGACGCACACTACATGCTGAG ctGGATCGCCTCCATCCAGCAGAGATTTGGTGAAGTCGCCTTTGATTCTCTGCTGCCCCCGAAGGCCGACCGCTGTACTGCAGCTCGCACTCTGAACAAACTGCTGG AGCTGCTGTCAGACGGACGGGTGACGGTCTGTCAGACCGAGCCCTACAGCAGCATCGCCATAGCGCCAGCAGCACTCAAGATGCCGATCTGA